From Arachis stenosperma cultivar V10309 chromosome 2, arast.V10309.gnm1.PFL2, whole genome shotgun sequence, one genomic window encodes:
- the LOC130962620 gene encoding uncharacterized protein LOC130962620: MKYDGTKDPQEHLTAFEARMNLEGAADAVRCSAFLVTLVGPAIKWFNALPNGSITDFHDISWKFMAQFTTRITKAKHPISLLGVTQRQEESTRKYLDRFNDECLTVDGLTDSVASLCLTNGLMNEDFQKHLTTKLVWTMHEIQSITKEYINDEESGNKALYCDYHRGYRHRTQDCFDLKDTLKQAIQDGELPEFTKIIREPRRGEKERSPEREGRNPRTQRQGPRKNRETDPTIIVNVITGKDIPGKSKSALKKDLKILAVKHQNPTTTTNRAITFSPEDCQHSTSAEDAPFVILAKIGTGLVRRILVDTGADSNILFRGAFDKLGLRNDNLHAHCNGVTRLGDNFLKSDGSITLPLTIGTGNHRKTILYEFVVLKDSTVYNIILGRKTINDLSTVIFTKYLLMKFTVEYGSVETIHGDRETVVECDNTSLAL, translated from the exons ATGAAGTACGATGGAACCAAAGACCCCCAGGAACACCTAACGGCCTTTGAGGCCAGGATGAATTTGGAAGGAGCCGCTGACGCGGTCCGGTGTAGTGCCTTCCTGGTAACCCTAGTTGGACCTGCGATTAAATGGTTCAACGCCCTCCCCAACGGATCCATAACCGATTTCCACGATATCTCGTGGAAATTTATGGCCCAATTCACCACTAGAATCACCAAAGCCAAACACCCCATCAGCTTGTTGGGAGTCACCCAGAGACAGGAGGAATCCACGAGAAAGTACCTTGATCGATTCAACGATGAGTGTTTGACAGTCGATGGACTCACGGACTCAGTCGCAAGCCTCTGCCTAACGAACGGACTCATGAACGAGGACTTCCAAAAACACCTCACTACCAAACTGGTATGGACTATGCACGAGATCCAAAGCATCACAAAGGAGTACATAAACGATGAAGAGA GTGGCAACAAGGCCTTATACTGCGACTACCACCGAGGATACAGACATAGGACACAAGATTGCTTTGACTTAAAAGACACCCTTAAGCAAGCTATACAAGACGGCGAACTCCCCGAGTTCACCAAAATCATCAGGGAACCAAGACGCGGAGAAAAAGAAAGATCGCCAGAAAGAGAAGGACGTAACCCCAGGACACAGAGACAAGGTCCTAGGAAAAACCGTGAAACAGATCCGACTATTATTGTGAATGTTATCACGGGAAAAGATATCCCGGGGAAATCAAAATCAGCACTAAAGAAGGACCTCAAAATCCTGGCAGTCAAACACCAAAacccaaccaccaccaccaataGAGCAATAACATTCTCCCCCGAGGATTGCCAGCACAGTACCTCAGCAGAAGACGCCCCCTTCGTCATCTTGGCAAAGATTGGAACCGGCCTAGTCAGGAGAATACTGGTGGACACAGGAGCAGACTCCaacatcctcttcagaggagccttcgacaaactcggactCCGCAATGACAACCTCCATGCACACTGCAACGGAGTAACCAGACTCGGGGATAACTTCCTCAAGTCGGATGGTTCCATCACCCTTCCCCTTACCATAGGGACGGGAAACCATAGAAAGACAATCTTGTATGAGTTCGTGGTCCTTAAAGACTCCACCGTTTACAACATCATCCTCGGAAGGAAAACAATAAACGATCTCTCCACCGTCATTTTTACCAAATACCTTCTAATGAAGTTTACGGTAGAATATGGCTCCGTCGAAACCATCCACGGGGATCGGGAAACCGTGGTAGAATGTGACAACACCAGCCTAGCCCTATGA